The following coding sequences are from one Bifidobacterium sp. window:
- a CDS encoding TatD family hydrolase produces MSKHHRKRSWAPEPQALPDDIEVVDNHTHLASVVPFAASMSQEAQEKGQDAVPVYSIDQMLDEAARVGVRKIIDVGCELPHLQTAVDMALSHPGQVWAALAIHPNEAVLHGHHGSAGPDGLPVRYESWHDVDMKEALAQVHHLAVTHPEQVVAIGETGMDLFRTGADAMELQRQAFREHIALAKELDLPMQIHDRDAHREVIETLIRDGSPRKTVFHSYSGDAQMAQIAKEQGWYLSFSGTVSYKGNEGIRESLAIVGLDHAMVETDAPYLTPMPYRGRTNAPYMIPYTLSAMADALDVSINEVARASRQTTREVYGF; encoded by the coding sequence ATGAGTAAGCATCATCGTAAACGTAGTTGGGCTCCTGAACCGCAAGCTCTACCGGACGATATTGAGGTGGTTGACAACCACACACACCTTGCCTCGGTGGTTCCTTTTGCTGCATCTATGTCTCAAGAGGCACAGGAGAAAGGGCAGGATGCGGTTCCTGTATATTCGATAGACCAGATGTTGGATGAGGCTGCACGGGTAGGCGTCCGCAAAATTATCGACGTTGGATGTGAGCTGCCTCATCTTCAAACGGCCGTGGATATGGCGCTCTCTCATCCAGGGCAAGTCTGGGCAGCTCTGGCGATTCACCCCAACGAAGCTGTACTACACGGGCATCATGGCTCAGCTGGGCCAGATGGCTTGCCTGTGCGATATGAGAGTTGGCATGATGTTGATATGAAAGAGGCGCTCGCACAAGTGCACCATCTTGCGGTAACCCACCCCGAGCAGGTAGTCGCTATTGGAGAGACTGGCATGGATCTGTTTCGCACCGGTGCAGATGCCATGGAACTGCAACGACAAGCCTTTCGCGAACATATAGCACTTGCTAAAGAACTTGACCTGCCAATGCAAATTCATGATCGTGATGCTCACAGGGAAGTTATTGAAACGCTCATTCGTGACGGATCGCCGCGCAAAACGGTGTTTCATTCATACTCAGGCGATGCTCAAATGGCACAAATCGCCAAGGAACAAGGGTGGTATCTAAGTTTTTCTGGAACCGTCTCATATAAGGGCAATGAGGGTATACGAGAATCCTTGGCTATCGTGGGCTTAGATCATGCAATGGTTGAAACTGATGCTCCATATTTGACACCCATGCCATACCGTGGACGTACTAACGCCCCATATATGATCCCTTACACTCTTTCCGCTATGGCCGATGCGCTCGATGTATCGATTAATGAAGTTGCTCGAGCAAGCAGACAAACAACTCGTGAAGTCTATGGTTTCTAG